The Arachis hypogaea cultivar Tifrunner chromosome 19, arahy.Tifrunner.gnm2.J5K5, whole genome shotgun sequence genome has a window encoding:
- the LOC112776352 gene encoding uncharacterized protein, with product MMTWTMKREREAESIAMANYLMLLSGGGGLERTTTTTSNNRVFECKTCNRQFSSFQALGGHRASHKKPRLMNGEDSSSDDSHGSPAKPKTHECSVCGLEFAIGQALGGHMRRHRTAPPPPPPPPSSDVTSNNKRKREVMFVDLNLTPFENDLAFLKIGQPTITHPPNLVHCL from the coding sequence ATGATGACGTGGACcatgaagagagaaagagaggctgAAAGCATAGCCATGGCCAACTATCTCATGCTGCTTTCTGGTGGTGGAGGACTTGagagaaccaccaccaccaccagcaacaACCGTGTATTCGAGTGCAAGACATGTAACAGGCAATTCTCGTCGTTTCAGGCATTAGGAGGCCACCGTGCAAGCCACAAGAAGCCGAGGCTCATGAACGGAGAAGACAGCAGTAGTGATGATAGCCATGGCTCTCCGGCAAAGCCTAAGACTCACGAGTGCTCCGTTTGCGGCTTGGAGTTCGCCATTGGCCAAGCTTTGGGTGGCCACATGAGGCGTCACAGAACAGcaccgccaccgccaccaccGCCACCTTCTTCAGACGTGACTagcaataataaaagaaagagagaagttATGTTTGTGGATCTGAACTTGACTCCCTTTGAGAATGATTTGGCATTCTTGAAGATTGGACAACCAACAATAACTCATCCTCCTAACTTGGTCCATTGTTTGTAA
- the LOC112776351 gene encoding uncharacterized protein: protein MHKNFWTAQDTGCLTEENMGYENVSRTEQKRGHQWFMDSGELQVFSNIKRQAVESVNGNPISGVSHVNISPWDINSGFHSVTGQFSDRLFGSELRALNMVDKNMTSIRSGNLNTGSKDFENQYVNNPSVGLSISHNIEDPSPCLNFGGIRKVKVNQVRDSDSCMPSSMGNSYGNADNCLMSIGSGYSKDDGNISLGPTFNNINDNSISMQTSISKTNGNLVPMDHAFSKGDGSFMLMGHNYCKGDENILSMNQPFDRGDGNFISMGQTYDKEDDNVISLATSYNKGHENFMSMGPTYSKSGENFINIGASYDKGTDHIMLIGTTYDKVDSNIASTVLSHEKGDSNSLQVTENHSKGEANTISFGSVHEGCERNLNGGIISGYDLLMGNQTSRDLDGQKTVTESNSELPTDSTPKSNPSTDSTLKNKDPKTTKKASANNFPSNVKSLLSTGIFDGVPVKYVSWSRERTLRGIIKGTGYLCSCDDCKQSKALNAYEFERHAGAKTKHPNNHIYFDNGKTIYAVVQELKSSPQEMLFDAIQSASGSTINQKNFRIWKASYQAATRELQRIYGKDEISCHISGNKLF from the exons ATG CATAAAAACTTCTGGACGGCACAGGATACTGGCTGCTTAACTGAAGAAAATATGGGATATGAGAATGTTTCTAGAACTGAACAAAAGCGTGGTCATCAGTGGTTTATGGATTCAGGTGAACTGCAAGTATTCAGCAACATTAAAAGGCAGGCAGTTGAATCTGTTAACGGGAACCCAATTTCAGGAGTTTCTCATGTAAACATTTCTCCATGGGACATCAATTCAGGATTTCATTCAGTTACAGGACAATTTTCTGACCGTCTCTTTGGATCTGAGCTACGAGCTCTCAATATGGTTGATAAGAACATGACATCAATTAGAAGTGGTAACTTGAACACAGGAAGCAAGGATTTTGAGAATCAATATGTTAATAATCCATCAGTGGGTTTATCAATATCCCATAATATTGAGGACCCTTCACCATGTCTCAATTTCGGTGGAATCAGAAAAGTCAAAGTTAATCAAGTAAGAGATTCTGACAGTTGTATGCCTTCATCCATGGGGAACTCCTATGGCAATGCTGATAATTGTTTAATGTCAATAGGTTCTGGGTATAGCAAGGATGATGGAAACATATCATTGGGCCCAACCTTTAACAATATAAATGATAATTCCATCTCTATGCAGACCTCAATAAGTAAGACCAATGGCAATCTTGTTCCAATGGATCATGCCTTCAGTAAGGGGGATGGTAGTTTTATGTTGATGGGGCACAATTATTGCAAAGGGgatgaaaatattttatcaatgAATCAGCCCTTTGACAGGGGAGATGGAAATTTCATATCAATGGGCCAAACATATGACAAGGAAGATGACAATGTGATATCTCTGGCTACCTCTTATAACAAGGGGCATGAGAACTTTATGTCAATGGGTCCAACCTACAGTAAATCCGGAGAAAATTTCATAAATATTGGTGCTTCATATGACAAGGGCACTGATCATATAATGTTGATAGGTACAACATATGATAAGGTAGATTCAAATATTGCATCGACAGTCCTTTCACATGAGAAAGGAGACTCCAACTCCTTACAAGTGACCGAAAACCATAGTAAGGGTGAGGCAAATACGATATCTTTTGGAAGTGTTCATGAGGGCTGTGAACGAAATCTTAATGGAGGGATCATTAGTGGTTATGATCTGTTGATGGGCAACCAGACTTCTCGTGATTTGGATGGGCAGAAGACTGTGACTGAGTCAAACTCTGAACTACCTACAGATAGCACTCCAAAATCCAATCCTAGTACTGATTCTACACTTAAGAATAAAGATCCAAAGACAACCAAGAAGGCTTCTGCTAACAACTTTCCTTCAAATGTTAAAAGTTTGTTATCAACTGGTATTTTTGATGGTGTTCCTGTGAAATATGTTTCCTGGTCAAGAGAG AGAACTCTCAGAGGAATCATAAAGGGAACTGGATATCTGTGTTCATGTGATGACTGCAAACAGTCCAAG GCTCTTAATGCATATGAATTTGAGCGTCATGCTGGTGCCAAGACCAAACACCCTAACAATCACATATATTTTGACAATGGAAAAACCATCTATGCTGTTGTTCAAGAGCTGAAAAGCTCTCCTCAGGAGATGCTTTTTGATGCAATTCAAAGTGCATCTGGCTCTACCATCAACCAGAAGAACTTCCGCATTTGGAAAG CATCATATCAAGCTGCAACTCGGGAGCTTCAGCGGATCTATGGAAAGGACGAA ATATCTTGTCACATTTCAGGGAACAAACTATTTTAA
- the LOC112776349 gene encoding uncharacterized protein: MAWFRAASSIAKHAVRRNIYRGRSYYHVARTTAVPIPPASRNFHTTTFKSKAESAPVPRAVPLSKLTDNFLDGTSSVYLEELQRAWEADPNSVDESWDNFFRNFVGQASTTPGISGQTIQESMKLLLLVRGYQVNGHMKAKLDPLGLEERKVPDELDPAFYGFTEADLDREFFLGVWRMSGFLSENRPVQTLRSILTRLEQAYCGSIGYEYMHIPDRDKCNWLRDKIETPTPTKYDRERREVIIDRLSWSTLFENFLATKWKSAKRFGLEGGETLIPGMKEMFDRAADLGVESIVMGMAHRGRLNVLGNVVRKPLRQIFCEFSGGQPQDEVGLYTGTGDVKYHLGTSYDRPTRGGRRLHLSLVANPSHLEAVNPVVVGKTRAKQYFSNDVDRKKNMGVLIHGDGSFAGQGVVYETLHLSALPNYTTGGTIHIVLNNQVAFTTDPKAGRSSQYSTDVAKALNAPIFHVNGDDVEAVVHACELAAEWRQTFHSDVVVDLVCYRRFGHNEIDEPSFTQPKMYKVIQNHPSALEIYQKKLLESGEVTQQDIDKIHKKVMSILNEEFLASKDYVPKRRDWLSAYWSGFKSPEQLSRIRNTGVKPEILKNVGKAITILPENFTPHKAVKRIYEQRAKMIESGEDIDWGFAEALAFATLLVEGNHVRLSGQDVERGTFSHRHAVVHDQATGEQYCPLDHVISNQNEEMFTVSNSSLSEFGVLGFELGYSMENPNSLVIWEAQFGDFANGAQVIFDNFLSSGESKWLRQTGLVVLLPHGYDGQGPEHSSGRLERYLQMADDNPYVIPVMEPTLRKQIQECNWQVVNVTTPANFFHVLRRQIHREFRKPLIVMSPKNLLRHKDCRSHLSEFDDVQGHPGFDKQGTRFKRLIKDQNNHSDLEEGIRRLVLCSGKVYYELDEQRRKQDAKDVAICRVEQLCPFPYDLVQRELKRYPNAEIVWCQEEPMNMGAYTYVLPRLITSLKALGRGGYEDINYVGRAPSAAVATGFLSVHLKEQAELVQKAIQPEPINYPY; encoded by the exons ATGGCATGGTTTAGAGCTGCTTCCAGCATTGCTAAGCATGCAGTTAGAAGAAATATCTATAGGGGTAGATCGTATTATCATGTAGCAAGGACTACGGCAGTTCCAATTCCACCAGCTTCTAGAAACTTCCACACCACAACTTTCAAATCCAAAGCAGAATCAGCGCCTGTGCCGCGTGCTGTTCCCCTTTCCAAGTTGACTGACAACTTCTTAGATGGAACAAGCAGTGTGTATCTTGAGGAGCTTCAAAGAGCTTGGGAAGCTGATCCTAACAGTGTGGACGAATCTTGGGACAATTTCTTTAGGAACTTTGTTGGTCAAGCTTCCACAACACCAGGGATTTCGGGCCAAACAATCCAGGAGAGTATGAAATTGCTGTTATTGGTGAGAGGATATCAGGTTAATGGCCACATGAAAGCAAAGTTAGATCCTTTGGGTTTGGAAGAACGAAAAGTCCCTGATGAATTAGACCCTGCCTTTTATGGGTTCACTGAGGCTGATCTTGACAGAGAATTCTTCTTGGGGGTTTGGAGGATGTCTGGATTTTTGTCCGAGAATAGGCCGGTGCAGACCCTTAGATCCATTTTGACACGGCTTGAGCAAGCTTACTGCGGAAGCATTGGGTATGAGTACATGCATATACCGGACCGGGACAAGTGTAATTGGCTTAGAGACAAGATTGAAACTCCCACACCTACAAAGTATGATAGGGAGCGTCGTGAGGTTATCATTGATAGGCTTTCCTGGAGTACTCTTTTTGAGAATTTCTTGGCAACAAAATGGAAATCAGCAAAGAGATTTGGGCTTGAAGGAGGAGAGACACTTATTCCTGGCATGAAAGAAATGTTTGATCGAGCAGCTGATCTTGGGGTTGAGAGCATTGTCATGGGAATGGCACATAGGGGAAGACTTAATGTTTTAGGCAACGTGGTCCGGAAGCCACTTCGCCAGATCTTTTGTGAATTTAGTGGTGGCCAACCTCAGGATGAAGTTGGGCTATACACAGGAACTGGTGATGTTAAATATCACTTGGGAACATCGTATGATCGCCCAACTCGGGGTGGGAGAAGGTTACATTTGTCTCTGGTGGCGAATCCTAGTCACTTGGAAGCTGTCAATCCAGTTGTGGTTGGGAAAACTCGAGCAAAGCAGTATTTCTCGAATGATGTGGACAGGAAGAAGAATATGGGTGTGTTGATCCATGGAGATGGTAGTTTTGCTGGACAAGGTGTGGTCTATGAAACTCTTCACCTTAGTGCACTACCGAATTACACTACTGGTGGGACTATTCACATTGTGTTAAATAACCAAGTTGCATTTACAACTGATCCAAAGGCTGGAAGGTCTTCTCAATATAGCACTGATGTTGCTAAGGCCTTAAATGCTCCCATCTTTCATGTGAATGGTGATGATGTGGAAGCAGTTGTTCATGCCTGTGAACTTGCAGCCGAGTGGCGCCAGACTTTCCATTCGGATGTGGTCGTTGACTTGGTCTGCTACCGTCGATTTGGTCACAATGAAATTGATGAACCATCTTTTACACAGCCTAAAATGTATAAG GTGATTCAAAACCATCCATCAGCTCTAGAGATTTATCAGAAGAAACTTTTGGAATCAGGGGAGGTGACACAGCAGGACATTGATAAGATACACAAGAAGGTCATGTCAATTCTAAATGAAGAATTCTTGGCTAGCAAAGATTATGTTCCAAAAAGAAGGGACTGGCTTTCTGCATATTGGTCCGGTTTCAAGTCACCAGAACAGCTTTCACGAATTCGGAACACTGG AGTGAAACCGGAGATTTTAAAAAATGTTGGGAAAGCAATAACAATCTTACCTGAAAATTTCACTCCTCATAAAGCAGTAAAAAGAATTTATGAACAGCGTGCGAAAATGATCGAATCAGGAGAAGATATTGACTGGGGCTTTGCCGAGGCACTCGCTTTCGCTACATTGTTAGTCGAAGGTAACCATGTTCGGCTAAGTGGTCAGGATGTTGAAAGAGGAACATTTAGTCACCGCCATGCTGTAGTTCATGATCAGGCAACTGGGGAGCAATACTGCCCCCTAGACCATGTCATAAGTAACCAAAATGAAGAAATGTTTACTGTTAGCAACAG CTCACTTTCTGAGTTTGGTGTTCTTGGATTTGAATTGGGTTACTCAATGGAGAATCCGAATTCGTTGGTGATCTGGGAGGCTCAATTTGGTGATTTTGCTAATGGTGCTCAAGTGATATTTGACAATTTCTTGAGTTCTGGTGAGTCTAAGTGGCTCCGTCAGACTGGACTGGTAGTGTTACTTCCGCATGGTTATGATGGTCAGGGACCTGAGCATTCTAGTGGAAGATTGGAACGTTATCTTCAG ATGGCTGATGATAATCCTTATGTGATTCCTGTAATGGAGCCAACTCTTAGGAAACAAATTCAGGAGTGTAATTGGCAGGTTGTAAATGTTACAACTCCTGCAAATTTCTTCCATGTTCTAAGGCGGCAG ATACATAGAGAATTCCGTAAACCTCTAATTGTAATGTCCCCTAAGAACCTGCTTCGGCATAAGGATTGTAGATCACATTTATCTGAGTTTGATGATGTCCAAGGACACCCGGGTTTCGACAAACAGGGTACCAGATTTAAGCGCCTCATCAAAGATCAAAATAACCACTCTGATCTTGAGGAGGGTATCAGGCGTCTGGTACTCTGCTCTGGAAAG GTTTATTATGAACTTGACGAACAACGACGAAAGCAAGATGCAAAAGATGTTGCAATCTGTAGGGTTGAGCAGCTATGTCCTTTCCCTTATGACCTCGTCCAACGAGAGCTCAAGCGATATCCAA ATGCGGAAATTGTTTGGTGTCAAGAAGAGCCAATGAACATGGGGGCATACACTTATGTTCTACCGCGGCTTATAACGTCGTTGAAGGCTCTTGGCAGAGGAGGCTATGAAGACATCAATTATGTCGGTCGTGCTCCGTCTGCAGCTGTAGCCACTGGTTTTCTGAGTGTTCACCTTAAGGAGCAAGCTGAACTTGTTCAGAAAGCTATTCAGCCAGAACCAATCAACTACCCTTACTGA